GGGAGTGGGATTCGAACCCACGTTCCCTTTCGGGAAACTTGTTTTCAAGACAAGCGCCTTAAACCGCTCGGCCATCCCTCCGCGTGTGAATAGCCCCGCGCGGCGCCCAGCGGACATGTTCGGGCACAACGCGGCGATGCCCCTGGGCGACCGGGGCAAAACGAGGGTATTTTATCCGCATAGTCGGTATTGGGCAACTGCGGCGAGAAATCGTGTGCATTGGTGCAGTGATAGTGTCAGGGGTTAAGGGAGCAGTGAAAATGTCAGTCTATGAAAGAACTGACAATGAGCGAGAGAGAGGCTAAACGAACGGTAGTGTTGAACGCTGTCCTTGAGAAGCGATTGACAAAGGCTCAAGCTGCCACGGCATTGGGGGTATCGGAGCGCCAGGTATGGAGGCTTCTGGCGACCTACCGGAAGGATGGAGCGGCAGGGCTGGTCCATGGCAATCGAGGAC
This genomic stretch from SAR202 cluster bacterium harbors:
- a CDS encoding helix-turn-helix domain-containing protein, whose product is MKELTMSEREAKRTVVLNAVLEKRLTKAQAATALGVSERQVWRLLATYRKDGAAGLVHGNRG